TCGGCTCGTGATGTTGTTGACGGACCAGGCGTCAATTCGTGATGTCATTCTTTTTCCACAAATGAAGCCTGAGGCCTAGGGCTCGTCCATGAATCCCAACCCGCTACCCGCGTGAGCTACCAAGTCTTGATTGCCCTGCGCTACCTGCGCGCCAAGCGGCGCCAGCGAACCGTGTCTCTCAACACGTTCATCTCGATCGCCGGGGTCACGCTCGGGGTTGCGGCGCTGATCGCCACCCTCGCGGTGATGAGCGGGTTCGAGGAGAACCTGCGCGAGAAAATCCTCGGCACCAACGCCCACGTCGTGATCGTCGACCGCGCGCAGCGCCCCATCAAAGGCTACGAGGAACTGGTCAAAACCGTGTCGAAACTCCCCCACGTGGTCGCAGCCGCGCCGTTCATCTTCAATCAAGTCCTGCTCACTGCCGAATCGAACGTCTCCGGCGTGGTCCTGCGCGGCATCGACCCCGCCACCGAGGGATCGGTCACAGACTTGGAGCGCAATTTGATCGACGGCCGCCTCGCTGACCTGACGACCGCGTTTCCCCCGCCCGAGGACAAGCCGGAGCTCTCGCCCCGGTTCGGCATCATCATCGGCAAGGAACTCGCGCTGCGTTTGGGCGTGTTTATGGGCGACACCCTCAACGTGGTGTCGCCGCAGGGCACCATGGGACCGTTCGGCATGGTCCCGAAGCTGCGGCCCTACCAGGTGGTGGGCATCTTCGACTCCGGCATGTACGACTACGACTCGTCGTTCGCGTATATTTCGATCGAGCAGGCCCAGGACTTTTTCCAGATGGGTGCCGCGGTCAACGGCATCGAGGTCAAGGTCGACGAGATCTTCC
This sequence is a window from Nitrospirota bacterium. Protein-coding genes within it:
- a CDS encoding lipoprotein-releasing ABC transporter permease subunit, whose translation is MSYQVLIALRYLRAKRRQRTVSLNTFISIAGVTLGVAALIATLAVMSGFEENLREKILGTNAHVVIVDRAQRPIKGYEELVKTVSKLPHVVAAAPFIFNQVLLTAESNVSGVVLRGIDPATEGSVTDLERNLIDGRLADLTTAFPPPEDKPELSPRFGIIIGKELALRLGVFMGDTLNVVSPQGTMGPFGMVPKLRPYQVVGIFDSGMYDYDSSFAYISIEQAQDFFQMGAAVNGIEVKVDEIFRAEQVAVAAESALGGQYWVRDWREMNRNLFSALKLEKIIMFIILILIILVAAFNIIGTLTMIVIEKSREIAILKAMGATRRAVMGIFMLDGLIIGGVGVVIGIPLGYLVCWAIETFYTLPADVYYISHIPVRIYPFDVALVAGSALLITFLATVYPSWQAGRLAPVEALRYE